The following are encoded together in the Arvicanthis niloticus isolate mArvNil1 chromosome 9, mArvNil1.pat.X, whole genome shotgun sequence genome:
- the Capza3 gene encoding F-actin-capping protein subunit alpha-3 yields the protein MSLSVLSRKEKEKVIHRLLIQAPPGEFVNAFDDLCLLIRDEKLMHHQGECAGHQHCQKYCVPLCIDGNPVLLSHHNVMGDFRFFDYQSKLSFRFDLLQNQLRDIQSHGIIRNETEYLRSVVMCALKLYVNDHFPNGNCNVLRKTVKSKEFLIACIEDHSYDNGECWNGLWKSKWIFQVNPFLTQVTGRIFVQAHYFRCVNLHIEVSKDLKESLEVVNQAQLALSFARLVEEQENKFQAAVVEELQELSNEALRKILRRDLPVTRTLIDWQRILSDLNLVMYPKLGYVIYSRSVLCNWII from the coding sequence ATGTCACTCAGCGTCTTGagtaggaaggagaaggagaaggtcatccacagactCTTGATCCAGGCTCCTCCTGGGGAATTTGTGAATGCCTTTGACGATCTCTGTCTGCTTATCCGAGATGAGAAGCTCATGCACCATCAGGGTGAGTGCGCAGGTCATCAGCACTGCCAAAAATACTGTGTCCCACTCTGCATCGATGGCAatccagtcctcctgtctcaccaCAATGTGATGGGTGACTTCCGGTTCTTTGACTACCAGAGCAAACTTTCTTTCAGGTTTGACCTGCTCCAGAATCAGCTGAGAGACATCCAAAGCCATGGAATCATTCGCAATGAGACGGAGTACCTGAGATCCGTCGTGATGTGCGCCTTGAAACTCTACGTGAATGATCACTTCCCAAATGGAAACTGCAATGTGCTGAGAAAAACAGTCAAAAGCAAAGAATTCTTAATAGCTTGCATTGAAGACCACAGCTATGACAATGGAGAGTGTTGGAACGGTCTTTGGAAGTCTAAGTGGATCTTCCAGGTAAACCCGTTTCTAACCCAAGTAACAGGAAGAATTTTTGTACAAGCTCACTATTTCAGATGTGTCAACCTTCATATCGAAGTCTCCAAGGATCTAAAGGAGAGCCTGGAGGTGGTCAATCAAGCCCAGTTGGCTCTCAGCTTTGCCAGGCTTGTGGAAGAACAAGAGAATAAATTTCAAGCTGCTGTCGTAGAAGAGCTCCAGGAGTTGTCGAACGAAGCCCTGAGAAAAATATTACGGAGGGATCTTCCAGTGACACGCACTTTGATTGACTGGCAACGGATCCTCTCGGACTTGAATCTGGTGATGTACCCCAAGTTAGGATACGTGATTTACTCCAGAAGTGTGTTGTGCAACTGGATAATATAA